The Tenebrio molitor chromosome 7, icTenMoli1.1, whole genome shotgun sequence region AAGCGGCCCGGAGCTTACTTTTGTTTTCGTTAATGTATTGTGTAGCATCATCCTGTCATGAAAGGAAGTATAGGACGAAAAAGTGGAAGTGGACGACCATCAATATAATAAGTACGGGGTGATCAGGgaggactgtttgagttggcaatacaattatgaacatttttttattcggctatttgcaacactgcaaccggatatgttttgttgatttaacagatatctgacgtaatATTAAtagcgacaaaatggtagcGGTAATTATACAGTTTAGATCGACAAATCCCACGCATTCGCAAATGAAACTCCGAAATTCCGAAACTCGGTGAATCTAAAACTGGATTCaatataccgagtgactataaatgattgaaaattattttgttatgttggtaacagatttgaaatttttagttggcaacatcgttggcatgacacacgcaatttttaaaattgaaacaaacgtcaaaaaaatctaaatcgacaatgtacttcgtgacttaacctaacctaaataggatgattgacagatgatgcacgacaagacttgcactaccaactgcatcaatgttgccaatccactattttccttcaatcatttatagtcactcggtacaaggtgtaacagaaataagtacattaattttaaccattaACAGAACACGTCAtgatgaacaatttttctatgtaccattttttccaaatcggcaattttgtttattatttcccCCCATAAATTAACAAGGCGTTTGTGTAAACCTTCTAAGCACAGGTTCTAATAATGGGCAGTATTTTGATTTCGTAAAAATGCTTAGAAACGGTCGTCACATTTATAGTCACTTCTGGTCTCCAGTGGCGGGTAgcgaaatttttggaaaattttaaacaattttaactcatTAACGAGAacgtttacgaaaaaaaaaaatataaacaagtTGTTACACTTGAGttttattaccagttaaaattaatgtactatggcggacaataaatttaggtcggcaaatttctgacatttcaaaaaagtcaatgcaagcgaccatttattgtcattatgactgatgtgtcagttcgtcaaactgaaggttttcaagctgtttggcatttccttcgcccttttcgtaacttacagcttacagatcatgacgcactagcataactgatttatAGTAGCACTtgtctctggtgcacgcttcttttcccaattttaattttgattatcgctgtcacgatgacaagaatgacaaaaatcgaaaatggggttagttgaacataatgccagcttcacattttgatgccaagccaatgacaggccggcctaaatttattgtccgccatagtacttacttatttctgttacacgctGTATACGGGTCCAGCACCAGCATAAAACATAGTCTGTTtttaggtactatggcggccaaaaaattttggccgtcactttcttgatattcaagtaaagtgtacctaaataaacctttagggatcgtaaccccactttcgattcttgtcattttgacaatcaatttaaactgtttgaagctcagatattcaaaaaatccgacatgaataaacaaaattagggcaatcgtacatagataacctgaggtaaacgttctgtgtagtagaaatgacaaaataattttgagttttgaaatttaccacccaaaaaataacgttcataatcaagacggtaatcatgatgacaataaagtacggattacaatttttttgaattgacagacaatgacggccaaaattttttggccggcatagtactttaaatatttcaaataaattgttattaaacttATCTGGTAACGTCGCTAAAGTGACCCCCATTTGGCTCTAAACATGAATTAACACCTCTTTTTAGATTTTCGAACAgattcaccagcatgtttaatttcacttgaaatgtcaaacattACTTGTCAatgatgcggctgtcagtgtcaagccgtcaacaaccggaagttactccactTGTActtaccatttaaaaattaaattcagtaTTACCAACTCGAACAGTTCTTcttatactaaggacaacgtaacattttatctgccccgcccatttcattttcttagttaccaatcaaataggttgttaagacgatctgatttacacagtaaacatttctgacattcgaattgtcttaatgacattttattttttagaacctaaaacaataattgtggacttgacagcaaaattctaaccttaacttttttacgtggcaaatgtgatgcaaagttgtacagattgaatctggttttgattctgattggtcaattttagtgggcggagcagataaaaagttataacggcaatactaccgagcgatcatttaaaaaataaatcgagtttgctttggagcctatgctatagcatgggttgccataggtaacacgccgtcTCGATTTATtctttaattgatcgcaccgtataatCACCTCGTATTTCAGaaaccattaaaaaataaataaaccgaaaattGCAATTTCTCATTTACCGCAAATTAAGATATGATCAAAATAAGGTACGTACAGTtagggacacggaatttcgggcatcatttttctgtcacttcaaaaaattacgatgtaaatcactctttattgtcaacgtgacattcaaaagtcaaattttgaaatttattttctgttcacgTCAATCGTATGTCAATCAAAAAGGTCGCAAATGGTAAAATTTAGGTTAAGAATGTAAAGcctgttttacattttttgacagtgtggacagtgatgcccgaaattccgtgtctcgaACTGTATCTGAAGGATTTGTCAACTAAAAATCTGACTTTCGTTTGGAAAAGAAAGAGCACAAGACCACACatttatttgaacactcgTTATGACATAagtaagttttgaatttaaaaattcattaacAGTTGAATTATTACGTGTCATTTTTatgcaaataataaaaaattcaaaaacacagttgtagttataaaaaaaaaataggcacTTCGGGACTAGACAAAACTAAATAAGAGTGTTCCACGTAGACCAACATGTCACCAGAAATATTCTACGACTTCTTTCATAATCTATCAGCAAATACGAAATTGTCACACATCCAGTGTTATGTTTTTGTATGtatttgtaataattatattacatataataaatataatgcATGGCGGCTTCATCACTGTGAAAGCATTATCATCATTTATTTGATCGGTGAAGTTAAGAACCCCGTTccgttataatttttaaataattcatagCTTCATTACTTGATTTTAGTGTTATTTGTAAACCCTAACTAAGGTGAATGTCGTGTAAAAAGTGGACGGTATGATTTCAAGGGAATAATCATTAGGTACTTGATAGAAATAAGCGtaaagataaataaatccggcctcaATGCCGTGCTCCCGTTCAATTTATGTTACAAGtagtaaaactcattttaatagtaatgtatatttttattaacctCTTCAATTAATTATAGTGTGGTTGGAGAAGTCATCCATAAACAGCcgtaagttaaaaataaatggcaATCTAATGCACTAACATACTGTAAATGGCACGttagcttttttaatttttatacagtTGCATGCAATTGTAGTCGGTGTTATTACAAACTATCTGGCGCttaaaaataatgttcaacaaatttaaatcgaccatgtttagaattttgacattattttttaacgtcggttttaatttctaatttttgctTTTAGTAAATTTAACAACTGAAATGATATTATAAAtaatctttaaaaattaacacgACTAAAATATCGATTAAGTTAAGAACTTGATTCCTTTCCTTTAGATTTTGgggatttattaaaaaaaatacaaagttccGTTTCAATGGTtcagattcaaaaaattattacttacTAAAGATTACATAAGTACATTATTTCCGAATTCAACTTCATTGAATTACACACGTTTTTCAATCCTGTAAGTTGTAATTTTTAGCTGGTGTACATAGTAACAAATCTATCCCAACCAAAATTTATCTAAAAGATTTTTCATGTTTTAAAGTTTTATACTTATATgagatttaaaattaaaggaaTCATGTGCGTAACTTATTCGATGATTTTACAAATATGTTTTAGCTtgcttatatttttttttcatttacaggCCAACGATGTTGAGTGTTATGCATTTCTATCAGACTGGCTTACACATGATCCAAATGGTCCTCTCGTATTTCCTCATGTTAATTTTCATGACGTACAACGTATGGTTGTGTTTAGCTGTTGTTGTGGGAGCTGGAGTGGGGTACTTTTTATTCGGATGGAAAAAATCTGTCATCGTCGACGTTACGGAACATTGTCATTAATATAGTGTTAGACAATAAGCAAATTGACTTAGTGCTAAGAACTAcatttcatttgcacaaggtctTGCCAGTGCATTGTTTAAAACTTATTGCTGAACGTaaaattagttaaaaaaatctcattttatttcaatgcAAGACTGACATTGGTTTAAGTGCCTACCTTTTGGTTTTTGGTAAtacgtaacattttttttaggtCGAATTATTGGACGTAAAATCACCCACATATCATTgctcaaatttattttaaacatagaatttttattattatacttttgcataaatagaaaaattacacaaataacagccatatttttgtaatttcgtagttgttttttttttgcgtgaAGTTACATGAGATTACTAAGTTAGTTATGAAGTTTTTGTtaactgttttaaaattttgaacagtAACTTTAGTTAGTATTAAAAACAGTGTACATACTGTGATGtagcaaaaaataaacttcCATAAGGTGAACTTCTTTTAGTACTGATTTAGTTGGAGAAAAATCATGAGACTTAAAATTGTATCAAAATCGTGTATCAACTTTGAATAATCTTTATTCCATAGAACATATACAAAAAAGAAGTAACAGATGATATACTGAATACGCACTCGATGCTGTATTactaaagaaaattaataaacataaatGCAATACATATGAAATCTACGGCACAGGTCTAgcataagaaaatgaaatggatCGTTTAAATTACGATGTCTTATGATTCTTATTGAATTCCTGATCTCCTTCGGAGACAAATCGTTTACGCCCTCTATTGGGCATTTTTTCCACAACTTTTTCAGTCAAAAATCCCTCCTTATGGCAACGATCAACAAATCTATCCAAAATTATGTAAGCCAGAGGCACATCCGTATGAATATCGGGTAAATCATCAAAAACACGCAAAAATCCTCTCTCCATTTGCTCTGGTGTAATCAAAATAGCTGCGTCGAACGCCTTGAGAAGACTACATAACGCTTCCTCGGTTGGAACGTTGTTGGCCTCTAAAGCCATCACTATAGCCTCGTACACCAACTCGTGATGGAAATGAGGCACTTCTAAGTTGCGTAAACATCTGCTAGCTTCCTCTACGTCTCTGGAAGAGACAAATTCTTGCAGAGTTAAGTTCATCTGGCGAGTTAAGGCCTTGACAGGTCTCAACGCCCCGCCAACTCCCCACACGTTATGCAATCTGTGAAACACAAATATAgtaagagaaaaaaatgtgcCAATAAAAGACAAACCTAACTAGGCCGTGCTTCATGGACAGCAAAGTATCAGCTCGTCCTAAAGCTTCCTGGAACACTTCGTTATCGCTCTTTTCCTTGGTCGTAGTAATGAATTTAGGGGGGATGCAGTCATCTGCTATGGCCCTGGCAATAAAATTACCAAGAACAGTGGAAGCATCCGGAATATCCAAAATCAAATCGTTGAGGTTGGCCAATAGGCTTTGAAAAGCTTTGGTTATATCCGCTTCGGAAATCACATGACCAAAAAGGTCAGAAATTAGCACCGACGTCATTTCCCTGTGAGAAGGCTTGTGGTCCATTGCCACCTCGATTACTTGTTCGACTAGCATATCTCTCTGATGTTTAGGAACGGCTTCCACAATAGCTATAGCGGCTTCATGAGTATCTCCGTTTTCgaaatattccaaaataatcggatccacttttttctttatcTCTTCGTAGGACACATCAGGAACTACAACAGTTTACGAATTAATATCTATTAAAACAGCACAGTTTTTATTACTCACCTATTGCTTTTAGCTCGATGTCTCCGTTGCTCAGATTCTCATTGTCAAAATTCGGATCGTTGACATCCTCGTAGGTTTCCAGTAGCTCTGAACCTGGCAAACCCCAAACTCCTTTGCCGCCAGCACCACCCTTCTTTGGAAGACCTCGACCGTAACCGTTTCTAGAACGGCGGCTGTTCTTCCACGACCTGGGACCGTGGATGAAACCGGAAGCCACGACGTTATCTTTACTCAGCTGCCTCTGAACCTTCTTCGCCCTCCTCTGCTTAATGTTGGAACCATCTCCACCGGCAACAGTCTCTTTGGTAGCGAGTTCTTCGTCAACCACTTTGTCGATGTCGATGTCGTTGTCGAGATCAACGTCGACGTGGCCTTGTTCTAAAGCCATTCCGcaccaaataaataaaaatactgaTCGAGGATCGAGTGTGACTGATGCACGGACAcagttgtattttttgttcctgaaaagaaaatgttatGTAGATCAAGGTCTACTACACATCTAAAAATTTGTGGAAAAATGCCAATttaactacaaaaaaaaaaataaaataatccaattgcttgttttttgttttgattattAAAACCGTAAACATTTTATCGTGACCTTCATCGTGGCTTTCAGATTTGTAATGCTTTTCGGTACAGACAAAACTTATTATCATTTGAATCAGCATCGATGTGGTTTATTATCAGCTAAAAAGCACATCCAGTGCTATCCACTTCAATACTAGTTTATGCCTTTCATCCAAACTTTCATGTAAGACATGGCAAATAGGgtggcataattattttttttgttcgacactgtcagaatttgagaattttctcctatgtgaacggattttgataaaattgacaacttgtcaaaacgaaacgtcaagctaattttaaagattttcagcaatttggagcctttgggggactcgtcgaacaaaaaaacgttgtattcaactcgttcttgtataatttgggctttttttggcactcgtggacctttaaaactctcgtttcactcgagttttaaactggcccactcatgccaaaaaagcccaaattacaggcgaactcgttaaataaactactattttctattttgcacctataacacagtgtaacactcaaacggatttcgaaaaggagctcttttcgatacgcgtttcaagaacatttacttaaatttttaatgttggcagtgactcatagTAAGTTTTTACTACGTGATCACTGCatttcacgacactttaaattcaaaacttacaattaattgttcgtctatttaccagcgttaccaacccttatatttgtcaaatataattttcctagcattatgttttgaacttttttttaatttaaggggcaaaatagaaaaaatattgtattatactcgttttataagccattttgtcgcacttgtttgctttatagcactcgtcgctgcgctcctcgtgctctaaaaaacgcgtgcgacaaaatggtgtcttataaaactcgtataataaatttctattttgcacctttagcacagtcagtataacactgaaacgggtttcgaaaaagATTTCTTTTCGATAccggtttcaggaacatttacttaaatttttaatattggtAGCGAATTACAGTAAGTAAAATTAGTGCCGTGagatgatttaaatttataattagaggAGGCTATGTCTTTAAAATTATACTGGCAGCACCGCTGACAtcttgatttgaattgtcaaaatgacgctttaaaattcaaatacaaaatatgaaatggCGAGTTAACAGTTCTATCCAGGCCAGGTGTttgatacaactgttaactcgcaGTTTCATATTCAGTATTGAATTTAAAGCGCCACTTTtacaaaccaaatcaagatgtcaatggtgttgccaatctaattttaaaatcatagccaactttaataataaatttaaatgatctcacggtatatTAAATAGAGTTGGCTCCATCTTGGTTCCTAGGGACGTTTGTCCCATGGTAAATTGGCTACACTGTTATTATCAAAATTGTTATTAtctgcgtttaaataaaactgctCCTTAACAAAATGTCTctagagtgaaaataaaatctaaatacactgaccggcacaaaaaacgactcacttcgcgactcactttgaattttaagtaattcattgtcttagaattttttttttggtatcatgttgtattggtaggtgctatttaagttattctttgccaaagaatatccgacaaacaaaacattaaacacagcaaataaaattttaatgagaaaaaaaataaaagtaattttccagaaaaaattttatgttatgaaaaattgccaaaatttgaacagcattttaaattagtatctcgtattgtcaaatcttttaacacgtaaatcaaccgacaaaaacaccgtggaaaaacgcaaattttctaattatttatttaaacaaaacaattcggttgccatggtgaccatagcactcccgatcattgaaaatatcccaatttaactataataaagaaaaataagcacaaatataatttaataagcacaaatataatttcaagatcatttatttaagaaatcataatgagtcgttttttgtgccggtgagtgtattatGTTAACTGTTTAGATTTGCTTGCATTTACTTCACAAAGTCTGTGGCAACCAGATTACCAACTCAAATTTAACTCTTAAAAAttcccctaggaaccaggatcgagcctacttttcaaaaattcccctaggaaccaggatcgaGCCTACTTATGACTTTATCTTATATACCACTCTAACAATAAGTAGTCCAGTGTGACCAACCctttatatttgccaaatatatttttttttatttaaaatagtggcaaaatagaaaaaatattgtattacactcgttttataagccgtTTTGTGGCACTTATTTGCTTTATAGCACGCCTCGCTGCGGTCCTCGtgctataaaaaaatttgtgcgataaaatggtgtcttataaaactcgtataataaattactagacaaattcttaaaaaaaaaacacttttagaGACGGTTAGCGAAACCAAAAagccaataaaaatgtctatttaaaaatgcatttctaatgacaaaagaaaaatttattactgatctttaaaatttacttctccaaaaaaatagtattgttattatttgttattggTATATCTGCTTTTAAGgtatattttaaacttttactGTGTTGAAAGAATCCataatacttaataataataatgtcgtAACAAAACCTTCTCTGATATGGATCTGTATTTAACTTATCAATTATACAATCTAGTCCCAACTCTATGCGATAATAttcaccaaaaaataaatactgaaAAAGATTTGGTACTGTTCTTTAGCTACACCATCATGGAGCCACCTTCACTATTATATGTATCAAGTACAAGAACTAGGTACCAATTTGACGACGACGAGTTGTTC contains the following coding sequences:
- the Pdcd4 gene encoding programmed cell death protein 4, which produces MALEQGHVDVDLDNDIDIDKVVDEELATKETVAGGDGSNIKQRRAKKVQRQLSKDNVVASGFIHGPRSWKNSRRSRNGYGRGLPKKGGAGGKGVWGLPGSELLETYEDVNDPNFDNENLSNGDIELKAIVPDVSYEEIKKKVDPIILEYFENGDTHEAAIAIVEAVPKHQRDMLVEQVIEVAMDHKPSHREMTSVLISDLFGHVISEADITKAFQSLLANLNDLILDIPDASTVLGNFIARAIADDCIPPKFITTTKEKSDNEVFQEALGRADTLLSMKHGLVRLHNVWGVGGALRPVKALTRQMNLTLQEFVSSRDVEEASRCLRNLEVPHFHHELVYEAIVMALEANNVPTEEALCSLLKAFDAAILITPEQMERGFLRVFDDLPDIHTDVPLAYIILDRFVDRCHKEGFLTEKVVEKMPNRGRKRFVSEGDQEFNKNHKTS